Sequence from the Rutidosis leptorrhynchoides isolate AG116_Rl617_1_P2 chromosome 3, CSIRO_AGI_Rlap_v1, whole genome shotgun sequence genome:
agggaccaccggtgcaaaaattcttataatttataataataacaattatttctaatttctaataataataataacaattactgaATCTGTTTTCTCCTGATTACATATATACATCGATCTATATCTCTATCTTCAACCTCTCAAACATCAAAAAAGAGATTATCAGTACAAATTAACATCAGAAACATGATTCTTCACGTTATTCGAAGCTTATTCAATCAGATTCATATGATTAACAACAACAAATAATTCAGAAAATTGAAGAACATCCTCGTGTTTGATATCGAAGGTCACTTTGGTCTCTGGAATGATCTAGCTGTTATCACATCAAATTGATGAGTTATTTGAGTTCCTGGATATTTTTTCGAGCTTCGTGAACAACTAATTTGAATCAACAACAGCAGCTAATCGATGAATCAAGTCAGGATTTTAGGGTTTTATGCCCAATTTTAAGAAACAGATCGATGATCAATTATAAGTGGATAGGAAGGGAATTTGATGAGAAAATAAGGTCAAATCCTAACATAAGACTAGTTGACATTGCAGACTTAGTTATGAAAAAGTACAAGTGTTCAGTAACTTCTAATCAATGTAAGTATGCAAAGACTTGGGCATTAACTGAGTATGAGAAGTCTGTTGAAGAGCATTATGGTTTGTTGAGGTCTTATGGGGATGAACTTTTAAGTAGCAACCCAGGTTCAACTGTTAAGTTAGGAGTCACTACTAACCCAGATGATAAAGTTTACTTTGATAGGTTTTATGTTTGTTTGCATGGACTTAAAGAGGGTTGGAAAAATGGTTGTAAGAGGATTATTGCTTTAGATGGGTGTTTTTTAAAGAAACCTAATCAAGGGGAGTTATTAACTGCAATTGGAAGGGATGGGAATAATCACATTTTCCCTGTGGCATGGGCAGTTGTTAGTGTAGAGAACAAAGATAACTGGACTTGGTTTGTTGAGCTTATTGCATATGATTTAGAAGTACAAGGTGGTGTTGGTCTCACTTTAATGTCTGACCAACATAAGGGGTTAATAGAAGCAGTCAAGGATGTAATGCCATTTGCTGAACATAGACAATGTGCTAGGCATATTTATGAAAACTTTAGGAAGCAATACAGTGGTGTAGAGTTTAGAAATCTGTTTTGGGCAGCATTCTAGACTTCTTATCCTGTAAGGTTTAATACTATTATGGAAAATATCAAGGATGCTAACCCAAATGCTTTTAAGTACTTGAATGACAGAAATCCTAAATCTTGGTCAAGGGCTTTTTTTGTAGTTGATAGAGGGTATGAGGCAGTGGAAAATGGGTTCAGTGAGTGTTTTAACTCTGTTATTGTTAACATAAGACATAAGCCTATAATAACTATGTTAGAAGCCATTAGGGTTATCATTATGGAAAGGATGAATGTAATGAGAATGCTAGCACAGCATTGGGTTGGTGATATAGCACCAAATATTGTAAAAAACTTGAAGTTATGAAGGATCAACACAGGTATTGCACACAACACTTTATTCTCTTTCAAGTTATTCTCCCTTGTTAAAACTGTAGTTAATTGTATGTTCTTTTAGGTATTGGCAGACACACTTTGCAGGTGGATATGAGTATGAGGTAAGACATAAGACTGAGGCCTTCAAAGTTGATGAAAAAATGAGAACCTGCAGCTGCAGAATGTGGCAATTATCTGGTATTCCATGCCCTCATGCTTGTTCTGTTATTTTTGCTCTTAATAAGTCCCCAGAAGACTATATCCCTAATTGGTTTAGAAAGGAAATGTACATGAGGGCTTATAGTACTTACCTTAAGCCAGTGGGTGGAATGTCAACTTGGGTCCCAAATGCATTGAACAAACCTTTACCACCAAAACCAAGAATCATGCCAGGCAGGCCCAAAAAGAAAAGAACAAGAGCAGCTCATGAGAGTGTTCCTGGGGTGAGGATATCAAGGGCTGGTTCATCTATGACTTGTGGAAATTGTGGTGAAGATGGTCACAATAAAAGAGGTTGTAAAAATGAACCAAGGGTAAAAGCTAGTAAAGTCTCTAAAGCTGTTGGGAGGCCAAGGAAAGATGGACCAAGCAACTAATGAAGATGGTGTAAGTAGTAAACCTTTTTGTGCAGTTTATGAACCAAACAGGTAGTAGTCTTTTGGTGATGTAGTAGTTTGGTGATGTAATTTGTAGACTTAAAGTGTCTTTTGAATGGTGATGTAAGCTAATCTTTAAAGTCCTTTGTATGTATGGTTGCAATATGGTTTCACCATTTTGTAAATGTATGGTATGTAAACATTGCATCATCATGGTATTTAACAGTTTGGTGCAGTTTATTACTTCTGCTTTTAAAGTCTTTTGTTTCACTTGTTCTTTACTTCTGCTTTTCACATGTTCTGTTTTACTGTTTTACTGCACAAATGTTGGTTCTTTACTTTGTTTAAAGTCTTTACTTTGTAACTGTTTTACTGCACAAATGTTGGTTTGTTCTTTAAAGTCTTTTGAACCCTAACTGCACACAATAAACTGCACAAATGTATCTGATTCTTTAACTGCACAAACCAACTTTGTTTACTGCACAAATGTGGAAGCCAAATTTCTCTCATTAATTAAACAACATAGTCATATTACACAACATAGTCATATTGCCATTACATAAAACCTACATTACATACCGAATCATTTTAAACTAATAATACAAATTGTGATACTTAAGAAAACAATAATTACTATCATAACTAAGAACAACCTATCATACACTTTTAGCTTCCACTTGATATTGACCAGTTCTTGAGTGACATTCTTATCATCAGCtgcaccattatcatcatcatggtGAGATTTAAACTTCATAATTTGCAAATGCATCTTGTACATTAAATCTTTGTAGTGTTGGTTTGGTAGTTCTTCATCAATAAAAGTGAAGACTTTACATTTTCTTTGTTTATCCTGCAGCAAAATCGAATCAGAACAAAACCAAAGAAAAAAAATTAGGGCAAAATTAAGACTTACATGAGTTGGGCAACTTATGAATCTTCTTGCTGGATTTGCTTCGGCCCACGAAATTCTTTCGTATAATCGATGTCCACAATGACAGAATTCAACAGCTagggtttgatttgttgtgatgttCCTGGAAGAGGATGAAAAAGACGCCATAATTTAGAGATTTAGGGATTTAGGGCAAAATTGATTTGGGGGTAATTGGTTGAAAAGGGGGAGGAGAAATCAGTTAtataatgtaaaataaataaaattaattcaTTATTTAACGCCACGTCATCAAGTTCAACCGGCAACCTAGAGTAAAAGGTAACCACTACATACAATAGGGCAAAATGTAAAGTTCAATACACACAATAGGAAGTTTGAAAGTAAGATGCATACAATAGGATTTGTGTGAAAGTTCGATGCATTTTCATATACTTTTCCCTAGTATCATCAACTAATTCGTGATGTTATTGTTATTTTTTGCTCCTTCATAGATAAACCTAATTAGTCTCTTTTCGATGCCCTAATGACCTTTCTGCAAATTTTGGGCCTTCCGTCCCTAATTTACTCATAGAAATTTGAACTAAACTTCAAGTCGActcttatttaattaattaaattcagTGATCATTACGAGTAAGTTCACTTGAAGTCCTTTTCCCAAAAAAGATGTAGAAATGTGAAAATTAACTTGCTCAATTGAGTCCCTTTTTTTCAGATTATTTTTTCTACTTAGTACTAGCAACTATCAATACGAAGTTTGAACCACATTTTGTATACAATTTAAAAATAAACACTTCTCTACAAACACTATTGGTTGACTTTAAGCTGACTACATTTTTTTAACCACTTTTGACTCATTTTGATTACTATCTATCTATAGTAACAATTAGATGATATATATAAGTGTTTTTGCAAGAGATTTAATAAGACATAGTCTCCAACTCATAGTATCAGGTTCAATTTGCTACACAATATCGGTTTTGGTTAACTTTTGCCACATATCTTACCACTTATTGATCAtccttttcttttgtttttggttggTTTACTATGCATACCCTTTTCTTTTTGTTTCTGGCCGGTTTACTACCGTATGACTGGAACTAAATATGCAACTTTTTTTTAATCATAAATCAATATGTTACTACTACATAAAATTTAGCTAATGGACAAAAAAAAACTATGTTTTTTTGCCAATACAACTAGAACCCAGTTCAGTTTTTACTAAAAAGTTATCACATCCAACCCATTTCATGACCCAACCAGTTTAACACCTCAGATGCTCAACATTTAGAAACAACATAAAGGAACCTCGTTTTAAAATATGAACCAGCCTCATGTATAACATAATGCAAATACATAAGAATAAATCAAAACGATTGATATCATGTCAACTATCACACTCGGATCCAATCCTGCACCCCCTCTTCTGGTCAACCTACAAATCAATCCTTGCATGTTGACAGAAACATAACTCATTTGTGATTGCTCTTCTAAAGTTGCATCTGCAATATAATGTCTTCAAACCTACATAGAAATAAACAACAAAAGAACACGTCAGTTGAATTCTTAGATGTTCACGAAGTACGAATAATCTTGAGACTACTGCAAACACAATACACTCATTCTAAATTTGGATAGTAGGTTGTTTGGGTCTATTAGCGTTCGAAGAGAATACTGGGTGGGAATTGAATTAGGGCTCAATTTGTTTATATTAGACATGTATAATTAATTACGTGAGGTACATGTAGCTATCCAACTTAACAGACGTTTACAACAGCTAAATTGAGGGACTGATTTGATACTCCAAAATGCAAATAAGGACTGATTTTGCAGTAAATTATTTGGAGGGACTATTTATACTAAAATGAACGAATACAGGGACGaatttgacaattttgtcatttaaAAATAAACACTTCTCTACACTTTACTGGCCATCAGAGGACCTCAAAATCCGATTATAATTTCAAGTGGAATGCTGATGAAAAATCCCCAAATTTTTTCATCAAATGATAAATCTTCTGTATTTACATAAAGTGTGATCGCTTTTTTGCTGCAGAATCTATGTctataacttatataataattCTCTTATTTTATACTGTACTTATTTCAGGTTCATAGGTAAAAGATACATGAGAGAATAAAAAAACGCCAAACTTAGAATCTCGGAAGGTGAACAAGACAGTGAACTTCTGAATCTCATTCCGTTCATTCTCTTCTTGCTTCCTCTTGCAGATAACTCTCTTTTTATTGGTATCCATAGAGCAAACTAGCTGACTTTCTGACATAAGTGCTAGTATTGTTTTGTTATATATTGCTATTATATGATACTGTAAGAACTTCTGTTATCCATTTCGTATTTCTTTTTGTTTTCTCTACTATGAACTTGAAGCACTAACTAGTAATTGACTTTTTCCTCCTCGTTTTCTTCAGTCATCTATAAATCTGAAACAATACTATGCCACTAGTTTTTTCTCTAATTTCTGCAACTATAATTTCTGGATGCCTCCTTGCACCTACTATTAGTTCTTTCGCATTTCTGATACTAAAAGACAATACACCTGATGGTTGATTTATTATCATAAAGAGATTAAGACACATGTGTCAACCATTATTCTTTTACTAGTTCGTGTGCTGAAAAATGAGTTGTAGTCTCACCATGTACCCTGTAATGGAGATTACGTACCCCAGAGAACACCTCTTCCTACTCTGTTTATTAGGTCTAGTACCAACAGTACTGGAAAAATTGGTGGTTTGAACACTTTACTTTTATGTTCTAAAGTAGTTTGAAGCTTAGGTTGTTTCTTAGCATAATTACGTATTATGAAATCTCATCTCATTTGAAGCTGAAACTGGGAATAGGAGGGACATCACATGCATCTTCCAATGCAGTTGATGAGGTATGCATTTCACTTCGTTGACTGCACACGTAACTTGTTTCAGTGTTTATAGGAACGACTATATCAGATAGCAATGATTATTGAATTTTCCTTTGAATTAGTTAATCGCTTTCACCATGTCTCCACCCGTGTACGTAAAAaacatctttttttttttcttccttctctGTTGCGAAAAAATTAGTCCAAATCCATAATTGATTAGGAAAGGGTTATAAggatcaaggcaaatgttacatagTTTCAACTAATTCAGTATCATTATACTCATATTTATATCATATGATGATCAGGCATATGAGGAATACAACTTTATTTAACAGAACACTCTTAGTATTAATTTAAAATTACAATAATTTATTATTCAAATACATATCTCAACTTCTTAACAAATACAACGTTATCAACTGATTTAAGCACACAATCATCTCAATACAAACTAGTAACACACAAGTTTTTTGTATTTCTAAGTAGATATAAACATATTTACAACATCACAACATTTTCAGATTAATTTGAAAACATGTTGAAACAATACTTATACATAGCATCATAAACCATATACCAGAGTTTAATCAGGAAACCAAAATACACAATCCTCCATGCTTTGCTGACAATCAGCGGAGCCAAAACCATCCAAAAACGAATAATCAATCCAGAAATCGAGCTAACAATGAAGCCCCAGTCCACTCGATGTGATCCATCTTCATCTTGTTGTTCTGTATTATCAACAGCTACACAAGGATCACTAAGTGGAGCTCCACAAAGACTGTTGCCAATGAAGCTGGACTCATTTAAGGTTTGGAGTTGAGTACTCAATGGAACTTTCCCTGTTAATTTGTTGTATGACACGTTGAAGCTATTCAAAGAATTCATGGTTGACAAGCTCATGGGAAGTTCACCCGAAAGCTTGTTGAGTGATAAATCCAAAGTTTCAAGTGCTTTCATGTCGCCAATCTTCTCTGGTATCCTTCTCGTCAATTGATTTCTTGATAAATTTAACGATTTTAACTTTATGAGACTCGTTAACTCGCTTGGGATGTTCCCTGAAAAACTGTTATCCGACAAGTCCAACAGCATCACTAATCCAAGAATATTACTATACGTGTCCTCTCGTCCTTTCATCACTAATGACTCAGTAATGATAACATTTGTTATCATGCCAAATGGAGAGAACGTAAGTCTTTCACTTGCATTTACTTTCCCGGTTAAGACACTAAATTTGTTGAAGCATCTTGGAATATCTCCTGACAAATTGTTGTTAGCAAGGTCCAAGATCTGAATAGATGTAAGATTACAAAGCTTGGGAGAAACATTCCCATCAAGATTGTTGGATCTAAGGTTAAGAAGAATCAAATTAGACAATTTTCCAAACCCTAATGGAATGCTTCCAACAAACTCATTTCTACCAAGTTGAAGGATCGCTAAGCTTGTCAAGTTCATTATATAATGTAATGTTCCTGACAGCTTGTTTCCATGCATGCTTAATGTTGTAAGTCCTTCCAGACTTCCTAGAGTTCTTGGAATCTTACCGGAGAGATTGTTATTATCAAAGTTCAGTGAAAACAATTCTGGCCATTTATCCCAGCAATCAGGAATGACACCTGACAGATTATTATTTCCCAAAAAAAGAAAACCTGCCGATTGCGTACCATTGGAACACAAAAATTGATGTAACGAGCCTTCAAAGATGTTATTCGATAGATCTAAAACTGTTGGAACTATAATATTTGAGAGATTAGGTAATTTTCCTCTAAATTCATTAGAACTTAAGTCGACTGAAAACAAAAACAGACTTGTTATATTTAACAACGCCAACTCTCCTCGGAGATGATTTTTTAACATATTTAAAACGGTTAGATGGGTGAATGATGTCAAAAACGAGTGTGGCATGGGTGAAGAAATGCCTGTATTGCTTATTTGGAGTCTTTCTAAACCCGTTTGCGTTTGAA
This genomic interval carries:
- the LOC139899656 gene encoding uncharacterized protein, which codes for MINYKWIGREFDEKIRSNPNIRLVDIADLVMKKYKCSVTSNQCKYAKTWALTEYEKSVEEHYGLLRSYGDELLSSNPGSTVKLGVTTNPDDKVYFDRFYVCLHGLKEGWKNGCKRIIALDGCFLKKPNQGELLTAIGRDGNNHIFPVAWAVVSVENKDNWTWFVELIAYDLEVQGGVGLTLMSDQHKGLIEAVKDVMPFAEHRQCARHIYENFRKQYSGVEFRNLFWAAF
- the LOC139899657 gene encoding uncharacterized protein; the encoded protein is MENIKDANPNAFKYLNDRNPKSWSRAFFVVDRGYEAVENGFSECFNSVIVNIRHKPIITMLEAIRVIIMERMNVMRMLAQHWVGDIAPNIVKNLKYWQTHFAGGYEYEVRHKTEAFKVDEKMRTCSCRMWQLSGIPCPHACSVIFALNKSPEDYIPNWFRKEMYMRAYSTYLKPVGGMSTWVPNALNKPLPPKPRIMPGRPKKKRTRAAHESVPGVRISRAGSSMTCGNCGEDGHNKRGCKNEPRVKASKVSKAVGRPRKDGPSN
- the LOC139899658 gene encoding receptor-like protein EIX2, producing the protein MLDLSSNQLNGSLPDSIGQLTKLVDLDFSWNLLTGVVTEAHFAKLENLKYLKGSGNNLTLRSTLANWIPPFQIENLDLSSWVLGPEFPSWLQTQTGLERLQISNTGISSPMPHSFLTSFTHLTVLNMLKNHLRGELALLNITSLFLFSVDLSSNEFRGKLPNLSNIIVPTVLDLSNNIFEGSLHQFLCSNGTQSAGFLFLGNNNLSGVIPDCWDKWPELFSLNFDNNNLSGKIPRTLGSLEGLTTLSMHGNKLSGTLHYIMNLTSLAILQLGRNEFVGSIPLGFGKLSNLILLNLRSNNLDGNVSPKLCNLTSIQILDLANNNLSGDIPRCFNKFSVLTGKVNASERLTFSPFGMITNVIITESLVMKGREDTYSNILGLVMLLDLSDNSFSGNIPSELTSLIKLKSLNLSRNQLTRRIPEKIGDMKALETLDLSLNKLSGELPMSLSTMNSLNSFNVSYNKLTGKVPLSTQLQTLNESSFIGNSLCGAPLSDPCVAVDNTEQQDEDGSHRVDWGFIVSSISGLIIRFWMVLAPLIVSKAWRIVYFGFLIKLWYMVYDAMYKYCFNMFSN